From Methanobacterium sp., a single genomic window includes:
- the asd gene encoding aspartate-semialdehyde dehydrogenase encodes MINVGILGATGMVGQRFIEILADHPKFELTALAASARSAGKKYEDAATWYLDTKIPEMVKDMIVVDTDPKEIKDVDIVFSALPAESAAVVEPKFAESMVVASNASAMRMEPDVPLVIPEVNPEHLDMIETQQKNRGWDGFIVTNPNCSTIALTITLKPLYDQYNIKRVYVSTMQAVSGAGYNGVPSMAIVDNLVPFIGGEEEKIETETLHLLGDYDGETVTPASFGVSASCHRVAILDGHTEAVFIEMEDEFEIEDIKESMDSFKGLPQKLDLYSAPQKPIIVKEEENRPQPRMDRNNDKGMAVTVGRIRKDAVFSDSFKYVLVGHNTIRGAAGASILNAELLSEIM; translated from the coding sequence ATGATAAACGTAGGTATTCTCGGAGCAACTGGAATGGTTGGACAGAGATTCATCGAAATACTGGCAGATCATCCAAAGTTCGAACTCACCGCTCTTGCAGCATCTGCAAGATCAGCCGGAAAAAAATATGAAGACGCAGCAACATGGTATCTTGATACCAAGATACCAGAGATGGTTAAAGACATGATTGTGGTGGATACAGACCCAAAGGAAATAAAAGATGTGGATATAGTATTTTCTGCACTACCTGCAGAAAGTGCAGCAGTTGTAGAGCCGAAGTTTGCAGAGTCTATGGTTGTAGCATCAAATGCAAGTGCAATGAGAATGGAACCAGATGTTCCACTTGTAATTCCTGAAGTAAATCCAGAACACCTGGACATGATTGAAACCCAGCAAAAAAACAGGGGATGGGATGGTTTTATTGTTACAAATCCTAACTGTTCAACTATAGCACTTACAATTACTCTTAAACCGCTTTACGACCAGTACAATATTAAAAGGGTTTATGTTTCCACAATGCAGGCTGTTTCAGGGGCAGGTTACAATGGAGTTCCTTCTATGGCCATTGTGGACAACCTGGTTCCATTTATTGGCGGCGAAGAAGAAAAGATAGAAACTGAAACCCTTCATTTATTAGGTGATTATGATGGTGAAACTGTAACTCCAGCATCTTTTGGAGTGAGCGCGTCGTGCCATAGAGTTGCAATCTTAGATGGACATACAGAAGCTGTTTTCATTGAAATGGAAGATGAATTTGAAATTGAGGATATTAAAGAATCAATGGATTCATTTAAAGGCCTCCCCCAGAAACTGGATCTCTATTCTGCACCGCAAAAACCTATTATAGTTAAAGAAGAAGAAAATAGACCTCAACCAAGAATGGACAGGAATAATGATAAAGGTATGGCTGTAACTGTTGGTAGAATTAGAAAAGATGCAGTGTTTTCAGATAGCTTTAAATATGTTCTTGTAGGGCATAATACTATTAGGGGTGCTGCTGGAGCTTCAATTTTGAATGCTGAATTGTTATCTGAGATAATGTAG
- a CDS encoding PqqD family protein, translated as MEKLSGSSLVKITKEAVHCDVEDEVVILSMKDGVYYGLNPVGAFIWNQIQEPKRVNEIRDAILGEYEVDREACEKDLMQLLGELLDKKLIEVEESF; from the coding sequence ATGGAGAAATTGTCAGGGTCTTCTCTGGTTAAAATCACCAAAGAAGCGGTTCACTGCGATGTGGAAGATGAAGTAGTAATTTTAAGCATGAAAGATGGGGTATATTATGGACTGAATCCAGTGGGGGCATTTATCTGGAATCAGATTCAGGAACCGAAGAGGGTTAATGAAATTAGGGATGCGATTCTTGGAGAATATGAAGTTGATAGAGAAGCATGTGAAAAGGACTTAATGCAATTACTGGGCGAACTTTTAGATAAAAAGCTTATTGAGGTGGAGGAAAGTTTTTAA
- the dapA gene encoding 4-hydroxy-tetrahydrodipicolinate synthase yields the protein MKLEGTIVAMVTPYTKSDEIDEEGIRKNINYLIEKGVNGILAAGTTGESATVSHDEHRKLIDILIDEVNGRVTTIAGAGSNSSKEALGLVKHAEDTGADFALVITPYYNKPQPHGLYKHYEMLTDSTDIPIVVYNVPSRTGTDIDVDTIGKVAELDNIVAIKEANPDMDKVSRIIKKIDEIDKTDKFVVLSGNDDLTLSMMVLGAKGVISVLGNVDPARMSQMVNYALEGDFESAAKAHYELYDLMKVLFIETNPVPAKTALNMMGRPAGHVRMPLAPLKEENEAKLKQVLKKLDLI from the coding sequence ATGAAATTAGAAGGTACGATCGTAGCTATGGTAACGCCATACACAAAAAGTGATGAAATAGATGAGGAAGGAATCCGTAAAAATATAAATTACTTAATAGAAAAGGGCGTAAATGGGATATTAGCTGCTGGAACGACAGGAGAATCAGCTACAGTATCTCATGATGAACACCGTAAGCTGATTGACATTCTAATCGATGAAGTTAACGGTAGAGTTACAACTATTGCCGGTGCAGGAAGTAATTCATCTAAAGAAGCTCTTGGACTTGTAAAACATGCTGAAGATACTGGGGCGGATTTTGCACTTGTAATAACGCCCTACTATAACAAACCACAACCTCACGGTCTTTACAAACACTATGAAATGTTAACGGATTCTACAGATATCCCTATTGTGGTTTACAATGTACCTTCAAGGACTGGAACGGATATAGATGTTGATACTATTGGAAAAGTGGCAGAACTGGACAATATAGTTGCTATAAAAGAAGCAAACCCTGACATGGACAAAGTATCAAGGATAATTAAAAAAATTGATGAAATTGATAAAACTGATAAATTCGTTGTTCTTTCTGGAAACGATGATCTTACACTCTCTATGATGGTTCTGGGGGCAAAAGGAGTTATAAGCGTTCTTGGAAATGTTGATCCGGCGCGTATGAGTCAAATGGTTAATTATGCCCTGGAAGGCGACTTTGAATCTGCAGCTAAAGCACATTATGAGCTTTATGACCTTATGAAAGTACTCTTTATTGAAACCAATCCAGTGCCAGCAAAAACAGCTTTAAACATGATGGGGAGACCTGCAGGCCATGTTAGAATGCCTCTTGCACCTCTTAAAGAGGAAAATGAGGCTAAATTGAAACAGGTCCTCAAAAAACTTGATTTAATTTAA
- a CDS encoding 30S ribosomal protein S17e: protein MGNIRTSFVKRIAKELIETYEGKFTTEFDKNKKLVEEYSTVSTKHLRNKIAGYVTRLVRQES from the coding sequence ATGGGTAACATAAGAACATCATTCGTAAAAAGGATTGCAAAAGAATTAATAGAAACATATGAAGGTAAATTCACCACTGAATTTGATAAAAACAAAAAATTAGTGGAAGAATACTCTACTGTAAGCACTAAACATCTTAGAAACAAAATTGCAGGATATGTAACCAGACTGGTTAGACAGGAATCATGA
- a CDS encoding lasso peptide biosynthesis B2 protein, protein MNKIKSFIKLNSTLKFILIKAFFLLLTVRILLWILPFSFIKKIIPGFIVVSEDMETSEISTEKLTWAIRVMSTYTPKATCLTRAIAAQILLARYNYSSTIKIGVFKNEEEFEAHAWLEAEGGTILGESETEYTPIMDMG, encoded by the coding sequence ATGAATAAAATTAAAAGTTTTATAAAACTAAACTCTACTTTGAAATTCATTTTAATTAAAGCGTTTTTTCTACTTTTAACTGTAAGGATATTGCTCTGGATACTTCCTTTTTCATTTATAAAGAAGATAATCCCGGGATTTATTGTGGTTTCTGAGGATATGGAAACTTCAGAAATTTCCACAGAAAAGCTTACCTGGGCAATCAGGGTGATGAGTACCTACACTCCTAAAGCCACATGCCTCACCCGTGCAATTGCAGCGCAAATTCTGCTTGCAAGGTACAATTATTCATCAACTATTAAAATAGGTGTCTTTAAAAATGAAGAGGAATTTGAAGCTCATGCATGGCTGGAAGCAGAGGGTGGGACAATTCTTGGTGAATCAGAAACCGAATATACTCCAATAATGGATATGGGATAA
- the dapB gene encoding 4-hydroxy-tetrahydrodipicolinate reductase has protein sequence MIGVAVTGASGRMGSKIIKTILKQDDMKVVAAIEAPETPLEEKDIGEIVGVGRIGVPVNGAEKLAEVLKEKKPDVLVDFTIADAAVNTIKTAAKHGVNIVVGTTGISDKQMDEIKDAIAENNIKAVISPNMAVGVNVFFKVIKDITKILNDYDIEIIEAHHKHKADAPSGTAVKAYEIIADELGRKTCVYGRQGLVGARTQEEIGMHAVRGGDIVGDHTVLFAGEGERIELVHRAHSRQAFVNGVIKAIRFVVNAPEGKISDMGDVLDIK, from the coding sequence ATGATTGGAGTAGCTGTAACAGGCGCAAGTGGAAGAATGGGTTCTAAAATAATTAAAACCATACTAAAACAGGACGATATGAAAGTTGTGGCAGCAATAGAAGCACCAGAAACTCCTTTGGAAGAGAAAGATATAGGAGAAATTGTTGGTGTTGGAAGGATAGGTGTACCTGTTAACGGTGCAGAAAAGCTTGCCGAAGTTTTAAAGGAAAAGAAACCTGATGTACTTGTTGATTTCACCATAGCCGATGCAGCGGTAAACACAATCAAAACAGCTGCAAAACACGGTGTAAATATTGTTGTAGGCACAACCGGTATATCTGATAAACAGATGGATGAAATCAAAGATGCAATCGCTGAAAATAATATAAAAGCAGTTATATCTCCAAATATGGCGGTGGGGGTCAACGTCTTCTTTAAAGTGATCAAAGACATTACAAAAATCCTCAACGATTATGACATCGAAATAATTGAAGCACACCACAAACACAAGGCCGATGCTCCATCAGGGACTGCGGTTAAGGCCTATGAAATAATAGCAGATGAACTTGGAAGAAAAACATGTGTATATGGTAGACAGGGGCTTGTTGGGGCCCGTACACAGGAAGAAATAGGAATGCATGCAGTTCGTGGAGGAGATATTGTGGGTGATCATACAGTGCTCTTTGCAGGGGAAGGAGAGAGAATTGAACTTGTTCACAGGGCCCACAGCAGACAGGCATTTGTAAATGGAGTGATCAAAGCTATAAGATTTGTAGTCAATGCTCCTGAAGGTAAAATAAGTGATATGGGCGATGTTTTGGATATAAAATAG
- a CDS encoding aspartate kinase has translation MGIIVVKFGGTSIGDGERIKKAAQSVVNEYMKGNRIVVVVSAINKTTDEFLKIVADALGSSITDKQLAEVFSMGEMTSVRIFSTTIESLGVKSEYIDPYKDNWPVITDDNFLSAKVDFKKTEEKSRELKKMIDEGIIPVVCGFLGRDKSGTITTLGRGGSDITAFLLGHCLKAEEVIIVTDVGGVMSTDPNKLQTAKKLDKISVEEMRDLATHGAQILHPHALKYKDPEIDAKIIGYEHGDLQAPGTEIIGPSNNSELIKSATLNTEPISVIAVVGEEILTKTGILASITDTLALNDINIFGISTGQNSITVFVNKAESERAHEVLHEVVVETDNLSSLSLGREIAMITVTSQDFIDTPGVIAEITEPLQKNKINIVEISSSQTSVVIFVDWNDGRKAYELVKGVLK, from the coding sequence ATGGGAATTATAGTGGTCAAGTTTGGAGGAACATCTATCGGAGACGGGGAAAGGATTAAAAAAGCCGCCCAATCAGTTGTAAATGAATACATGAAAGGTAACAGGATAGTTGTAGTGGTATCAGCAATAAACAAGACTACCGATGAATTTTTAAAGATCGTCGCAGATGCTTTAGGAAGCTCCATAACAGATAAACAGCTTGCAGAAGTCTTTTCAATGGGTGAAATGACCAGTGTCAGAATTTTTTCAACAACAATTGAATCATTAGGCGTTAAATCAGAGTATATTGATCCTTATAAAGACAATTGGCCAGTTATAACTGATGATAATTTTTTAAGTGCAAAAGTAGATTTTAAAAAAACAGAAGAAAAATCAAGAGAATTAAAAAAGATGATTGACGAGGGAATAATTCCTGTAGTCTGTGGCTTCCTTGGAAGGGATAAATCAGGAACCATTACCACTTTAGGTCGTGGTGGAAGCGATATAACAGCTTTTCTACTTGGGCACTGTCTTAAAGCAGAAGAAGTAATAATTGTGACCGATGTTGGTGGTGTAATGTCCACCGATCCAAACAAACTTCAAACCGCAAAAAAACTTGATAAAATTTCTGTTGAAGAAATGAGAGATCTTGCAACTCATGGGGCGCAAATACTCCATCCCCATGCTCTTAAATATAAAGACCCTGAAATTGATGCAAAAATAATAGGATATGAACATGGAGATTTGCAAGCTCCAGGAACAGAAATTATTGGGCCATCCAATAACAGCGAATTAATTAAAAGTGCAACTTTAAACACCGAGCCCATATCAGTTATAGCTGTTGTTGGGGAAGAAATTCTAACTAAAACAGGAATTCTGGCAAGTATAACAGATACCCTTGCTCTAAATGATATTAACATTTTTGGAATTTCCACAGGCCAGAATTCCATAACCGTATTTGTAAATAAAGCAGAGTCAGAACGTGCCCATGAAGTACTTCATGAAGTGGTAGTCGAAACCGATAATTTAAGTTCTCTATCTCTTGGAAGGGAAATTGCAATGATAACTGTTACAAGTCAGGATTTTATAGATACTCCGGGAGTTATTGCAGAAATAACCGAACCTTTACAAAAAAACAAAATCAATATAGTTGAAATTTCTTCAAGTCAAACTTCTGTTGTTATTTTTGTTGATTGGAATGATGGAAGAAAAGCTTATGAACTTGTAAAAGGTGTTCTAAAATGA